The sequence TTTAACTGGAACAACTGTCTGCTTGGTCTTGCtgtaattaataatattatcttttttGATAAATGCCATTTACGAGTTCAGCAAAAGACAAAAAAGGCATGGCGGCagttcttcttctctttgttttcctttttctatttaaatgtatGACAGAACACATTGACTCATTGAGTGCCACGGAAGCAAAGGGGAACACAAATCGAAGTCCAGGGCTGCATCTATAAATCCCGGGCCGCACCTTACTGGAGAAACCACATAGACGTTAGCTCATAACTTAGGCCTTCACCAAACGGTGGCATGGCCGCCGAGGTCGCGCAGCACATCGTTTTCGTGCCGTTCGCAGCGCAGGGCCACGTCGCCCCGATGCTGCACCTGGCGCACGCCGTTGCGGTCCGCGGCGACGTGTCGGCTACCGTCGCCGTGCCGGACTTCATCCACCGCCGCATGAGCCAGTACTCCGGCGAAGCAGGCGCCGGCGTCGCCCTCGTGCCCATACCTAGCAGCGTCCCGGACGACGGTGGCGATGAACCCCCGGGACCCGCTAGCATCGTGCACTCCATGGAGCACCACATGCCGGCCCAACTGGAGGGCATGCTGACGACGCAGCGCGGCATAGGGGCCCTTCGCGTCTCGTGCCTCGTTGTGGACCTCCTGGCGTCGTGGGCGATACCCGTGGCCGCGCGGTGCGGCCTGCCAGTGGTCGGGTTCTGGGTGGGGATGTTGGCGACCTATCGCACCGTGGCGGTAATCCCGGAGCTGATCGGCAAGGGCTTCATCTCGGAATCCGGTATGCCTACGTACTGCACAAAAATGCATTGCATCATTTATTTTGACTATTTCCCTTCGGAGGAAATATTGAGTAGactaaaaaatcaaattatttagTCACGATTCATGCTTCGGAAGaattatttattaaaaaaattctattgcAATCTCGGATTACCTTTGCTGTGGAAATTAAGGCCAACCGCTGGCTGCAAGATCAGAGGAATTAAATCGCTAATTACGTTTTTAATAACACCATTTAGTTAAGAAATTGGATGGTCTAAATTTATCAACTTCTCTTACCTGCTAGGATGGCCTTAAAATATACAGTCCATGCAGTgcatcaatattttttttactatttccCTTGGGTTCGCATGGATGCAACCTGTTAACACCAGCAACTCATCAGGCATCAATCCAGATTCCCTGTATATTTTGTCACACCTAATTTTAGCGTTCTGTACCTTGAAAAACACTAACTAAATTCATATTCGTTGCTATGGATAAACAAACGGTTTTGCTTAATTCATATGCTAGGTGTACAGACATTATGCGCTAACAGATTGTCCATACGCACATGAAGGTATCCTACTACCAAGAGACGGAATCGATGAAGATCATTTCGACAAACACCAGGACATTGGAGATGTCAACATATTGCCCGCAAAGTTAAAACTGAGGATGAAAGATTTTCCATggctcgtcggcggcggcggcggcggcgcactaTCCCAGAAATCAAGATTTGCCTTCTGGCTTCAGACAGTGGATCGAGCGAAGAACCTCCGCTCCATCCTCGTCAACTCCTTCCGCGACGAAGGCGGCGACTCCGACCGGTATGATCCACCGGAGGGCCAGCAAATCCTCCACGTTGGACCAGTACTGCTCAGCGACGACTTGAAGAAGACGACTACCATGTGGCTGGCTGACGAGACTTGCATGGGCTGGTTAGACAAGCAGAGTCCTGAGTCAGTGATCTACGTTTCATTCGGAAGCTGGGCTGCACCGATCGGACCTGACAAGATAACCGGGTTCGCGCGTGGTTTGGAGGCCTCCGGACGGCCGTTCCTGTGGGTTTTGAAGAACCACCCTTCGTGGCGAGCGGGCCTCCCAGACCGGTACACAGAGAAGGTTGACAGCCGTGGCAAGATCATCTCGTGGGCACCGCAGGATGACGTTCTTCAGCATGTGGCCGTGGGGTGCTACATCATGCACTGCGGCTGGAACTCGATGTTGGAAGCTGTACGGTACGGGGTCCGCATGATATGCTACCCTATCTCTGCAGACCATTTCATCAACTGCGCCTACATTATTAACATGTGGGAGGCCGGGATCGCGCTGGTGAGTAGTGACCAGAGCGATGTGAAAGATTGCATTGAGCGAGTCATGGAAGGCGAAGAGGGAAGCCGTTTGAAGGGGAAGGTAAACGAGTTGAGGGAGAAAATCATGGGTGGTGACGCGGTACGTGTTGCCAAGATGAGCCTCGATTTATTCATGGAAGGAATCAAGAATCACGACACAGAAACAGGGGGCAAGTAACAAAGGTCACTTCGCAGAACGAATGACGATGGTCCATATGTCTCAACACCTTTACTGGGAATTCATATTAATTTGAATCGCTAGTAATGCACTGCTATGGATCGCCTTGCTTCTCATGTATTCTCTGTGTCCCCAACAGACCCTTAGCGTTGTGAAATGAATAAGAAAGCCTTGTTTCAAAACAGGGGGGGAACCAATCAACCCCGAAAAGTCACAAACTTTATGCCCTCCATAACATTAGTTTTCCTTCACATCCCTATGACCTGATGTATTTTCAACAAATACTTTTATAAGTTATCTTGCCCTTTTCTTTGGCTATTTAGTTCCTTTTCAAAGGAACAACAAGTTGCATGATGATTTGGTATGCAACCAACAATTTCATGGGATTTGGACTCACCGAACCGGCAAGGGTTATAACCTGATTCATCGCATGACCTGTTAGACCGGTTCAATTTGCTCTAATTTGTCCCAAATTTACGTGGTTCTTGATTGAAACACAAGAAAAGGTGGCAAAAGAAGATGTGCAATAAACTTCGTGGTTGATGAATAAACATTACCACACAAGCAGTCATATGAGACATCTTGTCTATGATGCTTTCTTTAACAGTCCCAATTCTGATCTGTCTAAGACAAGTCATACGGCAAGAGCCGTCAGAGATAATAAAGTATCCCCACGATTCTAATGTGAAACTATCTGAAACAATATTGGGGATGGTTCCAAACTAGAACAGTGTGTAATAATCTAGTAGCTTATGAGATACCAAGGGGTGAAGCTTATCATGCATGGTTAATCTGAACCACCGGTCGAAAATAAATGCCGCTCTTTGTCTCCTTTGGCAGCTCCATTTATCCCCACCGGTTGGCcggctcctctctcctcccaatCCGACCTCATCCTGCACCGTCACCACTCTGGTCACCACCTTGAGGTCCATTGCCTCTCCTATGTCTTATCACGTCCCGACACTATTGCAGAAatcctcatcactgccggctccaaaacccccttcattgccggttctagagccggcagtgggcaacaggCAATGATAGTCGAGGACAATCATTGCCAGCTCGGTGGAtcgacagtgaaaggggttatcactaccggctgaaggatttgcccggtagtgatacccaaggcatcactgccggctgaagccttcgaccggcagtgattcgCTGGAATCACTGCCAGCTAAAGGTTTCAGCTGGTAGCgtttttcctctcctcccttggtcctccctctctctgtcctctctatactctctctctctccttgatctcttcgtctctctctcaatacatgcatacaatgatacatatatttactgtaaatcaataataaaagtactttcattaatacatattaatgaacacatattacaagtcaggcatcgacaaacacacatatatacataatagttcttaGAGGTCACCCCCTAAAAAGTTAGTCGACTTGAGCCAatctagtatccctctacctctcccgttATGAGGACCACGTCTCCGCACTGATGACTGATGGCGTGTGTATGTTCGGGGACGTCGAGGGGGTGATGGTTCTGGAGTGGAGGACCCGGCCATGCCTGATCGATCGTAGCATCACATATTCTCCAGGCTCACCGacatgtcaaagacatcgaaatctgacgcctgaacgcctctacgATTTGAGTCTTTTGCCTCCTCCGTAGCACACTGACGAGCCACCctctcgtcgtcctcctcctgggAACGTTTATGGGACgttacttcttgctcctctgtagTGCACAATGGACGGGCCAACCTCTCACCCTTctcctcctgggcatgcttatgggacactacttcttgctcctccacagtgCACAGCTGAGGGGCTAGCCTCTCATACTCCTCCTAGGCATGCTTACTGGCTGCTGCTTCTTACTCCATCTCCGCATCATTGTTGAAAGGCCATTCTATCAAAGAGTCGTCCGACAATATCAACTtcacatcatacatagtaattcatgtcattcattataaatagtaattaatgtcattTATTAATATTGTGTTAATTGgtgaaatataatacgttgtcaagacCCTTgatagccttcctccttgtcgcatactctctactagaaggtacggtgtcaTCTAAAGGTCTCCCATGTGTGGatggcacgatcggttcatgaaactcgctgtttgggttgataaAATGTTCCAAGAAGAACCTTACCatttgttcttgaagggcatgtatttctgtagGTTGTAATacacttgtgcgtagtttggagcgttgcgtttgaagaatcgaaagaattagtccttgaacacgtgtagaaattgaaaagaaggcatcgatatgttatttcatacctcaagatcattgaacctaacagcgtctccgtcaagtctgaatgcgtgcatgaaagtaagaacataaaacgtgTAGAGATTGTTGCTGGGTggctacctcatacacttcTAGAAGAAAGGATTTGTTAgtagaatgaattgaacctttttattcagtaggaaatgcaaaacatgaatatggattgtgtaccagaaagtcagtttttacatcgtactgcttcctgaatggaatgtggataacactcttcttgcACTATGTTTTGTACGCCCTATATGTGAATATGAacaccaattaaacttagatgcaaacgtcgagaagattaaatgatcgagttaacctgtttagcatatcgatgaggtgttggtaagtcgtcttatctctcttttgtgtgtacaagacaatgatcttgctcaagtatGAGCGGATGACAAAGaagatccaatgaaaattgcagaatatatcaccatagcaaattagtgcTAGAATaaagttgcccataaaatgaggatgccctagcgtgcaaacacgtactcatagttgtagggtaagagtatgaatttcttgtatttatGGTGAAAccgacacttcaataagtagtcctcggtgaagtctggattacTTTTTACAAGTTTCTGGTTTATAAGCCTAGgattgatgaatcctactttcttatctatgtcttgtttgtatgcttggatctccatacTACGAAAGAgcgaagttagctatgcaatttcaaggtacaagatcatataacgtgaattatatgcataagtcacttacagagtccacgctttgactatagccacatcgagggcatcttccttgtataattcatacaagtgcaagaaatCCAACCAGAATAAGCCATCCGCATTGCCttccccattgaggaaatatttaTCTCTGTATCTTTTGGGGAACGCTTGAAAACCCTACctagactgctccaagtaccactgatgtaatcggtgTATTtcagttgtaaggtttctttctatatttggtttgaccaaaggtttgctcaactcaaatggtcatgtaacatccaactttgatatatccacttCCAAAGTAAGCTGTGCTAGTTCCTCTATTGTTATTCTTGAACGAGCCAGAAAGTatgcaatgcttggagcatccttaatgattgggcctggtttgctcttggtCTACTTCTTGCCGAtgtgttcatagtcagtcggcggTTTACTTGAAGGCACCCCcatctgtttagctttggccattttcatgaaaaatttcaaggcATCTTCAGACACaataggcttcggtggaggatggaaatgagatgtgacactgacgtccataatctttttggtttcctctacagtgagtgaatagacatccttgggtttcGTCAACTTCTTGGATATCACTGACTTCTCAGATGATGTAgtctgcttggatgttgcagaacctgatcttgttttccgagctgatggctggtTTCTTGATGGTGTTGTGTTCTTGAGTGATAGACTTCTTAGAGGCTATAGctaaggaggtggacttcttttgggagatggctgaggagagggataTCTTCGAGGTGACGGTGGCctggggtgtagtggagagtagagattcttgAGAGCTATTCCTAAttgaaacactatgtagaccttctcccacgtgatgaatgtgtgctcattctctcctTAGTGTTCGCTCCTCCTCTGTAGGATAGTCCATCTCAACATTGGCATTACTagtcaactgcctcgtctactttGACCACGGCATAGCCCTCTGGTATCGGACGtctgtgcaaatgttcatgggagccgtagggataagccacgccaaaaaccaccttgatggtaacgttcctagcaccaatgtgtagttgacacggtgtccatgctgtgatgaggtccacaacataagtgatggaATCAGCTTCTAGAACTCCCgtggacgcacagctactccgacgaccattGAGACTGGAGTgcacaacattaggagatgCTGTCGGCCGTTCCTATTCTCTCATAATGGCACCCTGTTCATGCATGAGGGCATGtcgtactgcttgtgctattctttcttctgtatgttccctctccttttttagctcttgttcaagcatttccatcattctagcttgttctacctctcgttctgcatctcgctctgcttgggatctcttttgacttTTTTAACTATTGACATCgtctgggaatccatatttcaaacccatcaccccaacgtcTCGTGCGcaaccaccatgctccttgtttcccagggccaaggtgagctcgtccctatccctattTGGCTTGAACGAGCCTTATGCAGACTACTTATGGGCTTCCAtgagcttttttgcaagatcttgcttCACTTCCAGGTCTTTGGAGGTCATAAAGGACAAGCTTCCAttagacgagtaagaagcacccctctcaagaaggaagtgtgtcgatcgttCACTCCAGCCCTCTGTCTCatgcgtgacacctctctcacacagttcatctagctgttgttaccactgcctttcttttctcacgtacccacgactgccaactttgtgggggtataggttctttttcgagtttgctttgttcacctcactcaacctctgtacttcttccgacaacttgtactccgcaaaggcttacCAATAATCTTTCAGTTGCAACCATTTGAGGAAATCTggtattgtacctttctgcacatacgttctgttcagtgtcctcttctagttcttaaatgaaaggcccattatcattagcgtcttatgcttaactaattccatatatgtctcttcagggaagtcaaacttctctaatatcttgggccacaagatattgttcttgatcgaatcaggaactaCGTGCAGTTCACCTCGTTCACCAGTCCATAATCTGTAGCTAATGGacacgtgatccttaatagcaaTCCCAGAGACTGACATGTATGGCCACTAAACTCTCTGTGGTGTAGTtagctcccctgctggtgagacctctgtgatcacaaatcatcccgtaggcatcttcgagggacctcggacatgaTGTCGCTCCTAGGATTTCTCATTATCGTGACCCTCtgaagcatcaagcatctgtgtataagtgaaaaaactatttGGAACCTATaagataatatgtagaacagatgcattcatctacttatgaattaccttaTCACCTCCACAGGTGTctgtttggaccagtttgaggtagtggcttgggctaccttcttcaattcttgacgGCGGCAttacatctccttctagcacctgggCTGGATTGGCGattggtgatgccatcccttcctgggagttctgcatttgatgacgacgagcggttgagtattctacatataaaaagcaaagaaaggagggagatagagataaagccagTGAGGGAGGGATGGAGGTTgtcaaaagagtgagataactatgaaggagttgatagatagaatgcatacacataatattgtaaatgagtacattacgaccacatttaacaaaaaaagtcacatcttacatagcaaaataggtataaaggtactgacagttgacaTATTGATCTTACAATatacatcatcttacatagcaaaataatgataattataaccagaactaggattatgacatctttacacgtgaaatcacacttcttattctcgaagttagccaattttagctcggcttggatggcttgactgttgtatgccacaatagcttcatgtttggacttgtattctttgtaacatactcctttgaatccattaacttgtgcatgACATTCCTctcaactggagaacactccactttgccaaccatgatgaacaacataccatgtcatagcagtcctaaatttcagagaatatgcaaaaatgatatactacaaaccacactaacaccaaagaatattcttgcaaaaaactattaggcatagtggctctagcaaatggccttattaggacttcaatacTAATTACTTGTTCAGGaagaaagcattcttctcaagtaagcatttatgtgccagtcctactagttcagagagcagtttctctcaagacgagctggataccctatctgaggttgacctaaaagttaggtcaacctcagatagggtatccagctcgtcttgagagaagctgctctctgaactagtaggactggcacataaatgcttacttgagaagaatgctttctctctgaatAGGTAATCAATACTAAAGTcttagaagtaataaagaaatacggcctcgagccatatcatcatcgccactattttattgtatttcaaaagaaatattttcttctctgtAGAGAGCATTTACCTGAAAACGGTGTATAACAACTCAATATTAATATCAATCTAGAAACCTAGTAGCATTtgtatcagattatggagataattatctaTTTTCATCATTTGCTCATCTAACAATGAACAGCATAAGCTAACAAAAATCTATAGAATAGGCAACAGTAGTAGGATCATAATTGCCCTTACACATGACCCAATGTTCTCAGCTCAAATTGGTATCAAAGTGCTATTACATTAAAAAACTACAGAAAAGATCAATCTACTAAAAAATGAATCATCAAAATCTACGTACTTTGGTAGCATATAGTATTACCACTGTGAAACAAAAACCATGCATACAAAATTCATGAGCCAaaaattctaattctaaaacaaccttaaaaaaaatgtacCCTATCCACATCCTAATCAAATAGAGTGTCAGCATAGTTAACACCATTTGCTACTGAAGAACATGAAACTAACAAGTTGTGTGTATGTTCCACACATAGAAAAACATGAAACAATGCAGACAACCAGGAGTCTATATTAAAAACACATTCTTTTAAGTTGGCTAGATCCATGAAAGTTGAACTCTCTTTTTTAACTAAATCAACCAATATATTGTATTGGTGATATGCATGTGTAATTACATTGCAATATCGATTTACATTGCCATATGATTGATTCTATTAAACACatgaactctctttacaactaaataaaccaATCTCTCTGTCCAGCTAGCAATATCCACACATTATTTCTCTCTTCAAATATGTAAATGATGTACCG is a genomic window of Phragmites australis chromosome 17, lpPhrAust1.1, whole genome shotgun sequence containing:
- the LOC133897386 gene encoding UDP-glycosyltransferase 82A1-like isoform X1, which produces MAAEVAQHIVFVPFAAQGHVAPMLHLAHAVAVRGDVSATVAVPDFIHRRMSQYSGEAGAGVALVPIPSSVPDDGGDEPPGPASIVHSMEHHMPAQLEGMLTTQRGIGALRVSCLVVDLLASWAIPVAARCGLPVVGFWVGMLATYRTVAVIPELIGKGFISESDCPYAHEGILLPRDGIDEDHFDKHQDIGDVNILPAKLKLRMKDFPWLVGGGGGGALSQKSRFAFWLQTVDRAKNLRSILVNSFRDEGGDSDRYDPPEGQQILHVGPVLLSDDLKKTTTMWLADETCMGWLDKQSPESVIYVSFGSWAAPIGPDKITGFARGLEASGRPFLWVLKNHPSWRAGLPDRYTEKVDSRGKIISWAPQDDVLQHVAVGCYIMHCGWNSMLEAVRYGVRMICYPISADHFINCAYIINMWEAGIALVSSDQSDVKDCIERVMEGEEGSRLKGKVNELREKIMGGDAVRVAKMSLDLFMEGIKNHDTETGGK
- the LOC133897386 gene encoding UDP-glycosyltransferase 82A1-like isoform X2; this translates as MAAEVAQHIVFVPFAAQGHVAPMLHLAHAVAVRGDVSATVAVPDFIHRRMSQYSGEAGAGVALVPIPSSVPDDGGDEPPGPASIVHSMEHHMPAQLEGMLTTQRGIGALRVSCLVVDLLASWAIPVAARCGLPVVGFWVGMLATYRTVAVIPELIGKGFISESGILLPRDGIDEDHFDKHQDIGDVNILPAKLKLRMKDFPWLVGGGGGGALSQKSRFAFWLQTVDRAKNLRSILVNSFRDEGGDSDRYDPPEGQQILHVGPVLLSDDLKKTTTMWLADETCMGWLDKQSPESVIYVSFGSWAAPIGPDKITGFARGLEASGRPFLWVLKNHPSWRAGLPDRYTEKVDSRGKIISWAPQDDVLQHVAVGCYIMHCGWNSMLEAVRYGVRMICYPISADHFINCAYIINMWEAGIALVSSDQSDVKDCIERVMEGEEGSRLKGKVNELREKIMGGDAVRVAKMSLDLFMEGIKNHDTETGGK